The Paraburkholderia fungorum genome window below encodes:
- a CDS encoding tetratricopeptide repeat protein, whose translation MHAQRTSLSGPKPPLDINARRQMWRCRDISLRSLCVAAFFACGLVGAVHADQLSDAETAYQHRDFPTALTVWQRLAEQGNPAAERGLGILYENGYAVGKDRTQAVALYRKAAAQGDAEAECRLGLGYVLGPRGPFGLPHDVSQGLALMTKAADQGLAHCQNEMGSLYQHGMWDVPKDMAQAVAWYRKAAEAGYAVSEVSLGNAYKFGEGVQQDENQAALWYQRAQVQYKKEADQGDVPAELALGMGYEIRYMDLPRDKTKALFWYQKAARQEGPLKSMAEKDVKRVESQSY comes from the coding sequence ATGCATGCACAACGAACTTCCCTGTCTGGACCAAAGCCGCCGCTTGACATCAACGCTCGCCGACAAATGTGGCGTTGTCGAGACATCTCATTGCGTAGCTTATGCGTGGCGGCCTTTTTTGCTTGTGGGCTTGTTGGTGCAGTCCACGCAGATCAGCTTAGCGACGCTGAAACCGCATATCAACACAGGGATTTTCCGACTGCGCTTACCGTTTGGCAACGCTTGGCGGAGCAAGGGAATCCTGCTGCGGAAAGAGGACTGGGTATTCTCTACGAAAACGGCTATGCCGTTGGAAAGGATAGAACGCAAGCGGTTGCCTTGTATCGTAAAGCTGCAGCGCAGGGTGACGCTGAGGCCGAGTGTCGCTTGGGCTTGGGCTATGTTTTGGGTCCGCGTGGCCCCTTCGGCCTGCCTCATGACGTCTCACAAGGATTGGCTTTGATGACGAAAGCCGCCGACCAAGGGCTGGCTCACTGCCAAAATGAGATGGGCAGTCTATATCAGCATGGCATGTGGGACGTCCCGAAGGACATGGCTCAAGCCGTTGCTTGGTATCGAAAAGCAGCAGAAGCGGGCTATGCAGTTTCTGAAGTTAGTCTCGGCAACGCCTATAAATTCGGAGAAGGAGTCCAGCAGGACGAAAATCAAGCAGCATTGTGGTATCAGAGGGCTCAAGTGCAATACAAAAAAGAGGCAGACCAAGGCGATGTTCCCGCAGAACTGGCTCTCGGCATGGGTTACGAAATAAGGTATATGGATCTTCCAAGGGACAAGACCAAGGCCCTGTTTTGGTATCAAAAAGCGGCTCGACAAGAAGGCCCTTTAAAAAGCATGGCGGAGAAAGACGTGAAAAGGGTTGAAAGCCAGTCCTACTGA
- a CDS encoding sulfite exporter TauE/SafE family protein, producing MGYLLVLCVGLLAGTLSGVIGTGSSMLLMPVLVILYGPQQAVPIMAIAAIMGNLGKVLSWWREIDWRACFAYCVTAVPAAALGVRTLLALPPHAVELALGVFFVAMVPARRWLARHAIQFSLLQLAVIGAVVGFLTGIVVSTGPITVPVFMGYGLVKGAFLATEAMGSLAVYGAKVAVFNHFGALPLPVVFDGLITGSALMAGTFVARRIVTRMSPGTFKLVVDGLMLSSGLSLLWAAAR from the coding sequence ATGGGATACCTGCTGGTGCTTTGCGTTGGTTTGCTTGCAGGAACGTTGAGTGGCGTAATCGGCACGGGATCGTCGATGCTGCTCATGCCTGTCCTGGTCATACTATATGGCCCACAACAGGCCGTTCCGATCATGGCCATTGCCGCAATCATGGGTAATCTCGGCAAGGTACTGTCCTGGTGGCGCGAGATCGACTGGCGCGCATGCTTTGCCTATTGCGTGACAGCTGTACCGGCAGCGGCTTTGGGCGTGCGCACGCTACTGGCTTTGCCGCCGCATGCTGTCGAGTTGGCGCTCGGCGTATTCTTTGTTGCCATGGTTCCGGCACGGCGCTGGCTTGCGCGTCATGCAATCCAGTTCTCGCTGCTGCAACTGGCGGTGATCGGTGCGGTAGTGGGTTTTCTCACTGGCATTGTTGTTTCAACCGGCCCGATTACCGTACCGGTGTTCATGGGATATGGTTTGGTGAAAGGCGCATTTCTTGCGACCGAAGCCATGGGCTCTCTCGCGGTCTACGGTGCCAAAGTCGCCGTCTTCAATCACTTTGGAGCACTGCCGCTGCCCGTCGTGTTCGATGGATTAATCACTGGTTCGGCGCTGATGGCCGGGACGTTCGTCGCACGTCGTATTGTTACCCGAATGAGCCCTGGGACTTTCAAGCTGGTCGTGGATGGATTAATGCTGTCGTCTGGGCTATCGCTGCTGTGGGCGGCAGCACGCTAG
- a CDS encoding SDR family NAD(P)-dependent oxidoreductase, whose product MATSSEKSSGQARYASYPSLVDRVVLITGGASGIGASFVEHFVAQGSRVGFLDIDTNAGTALAKSLDNAHHQPLFVACDVTDIPALHAAIAEVRAAFGPIEVLVNNAANDRRHALADVTPESFDAGVAVNVRHQLFAAQAVVEDMKAARAGSIINLGSHCWMLKSSQFPVYAMSKAAVQGLTRGFAKDLGAYGIRVNTLVPGWVLTEKQRNLWLTDEGRDEIRRGQCIDEEMEPGDLARMALFLAADDSRMITSEDVMVTGGWS is encoded by the coding sequence ATGGCAACTTCTAGCGAAAAATCTTCGGGACAAGCACGTTACGCGAGCTATCCCAGTCTGGTAGACCGGGTCGTGCTCATTACGGGCGGTGCGAGCGGCATTGGCGCTTCGTTCGTCGAGCACTTCGTTGCGCAAGGTTCACGTGTGGGCTTTCTCGACATCGACACGAACGCGGGAACAGCGCTCGCCAAATCGCTCGATAACGCGCACCATCAACCGCTCTTCGTCGCCTGCGATGTCACCGACATTCCCGCGTTGCACGCGGCCATCGCCGAAGTGCGGGCAGCATTCGGACCGATCGAGGTGCTCGTGAACAACGCGGCAAACGATCGCCGCCACGCGCTCGCCGACGTGACGCCCGAGTCGTTCGATGCAGGCGTTGCAGTTAACGTGCGGCATCAGTTGTTCGCAGCGCAGGCCGTGGTCGAGGATATGAAGGCCGCACGCGCGGGTTCGATCATTAATCTCGGCTCGCATTGCTGGATGCTCAAGAGCAGCCAGTTCCCGGTCTACGCAATGAGCAAGGCGGCAGTACAGGGCTTGACGCGCGGGTTCGCCAAGGACCTCGGCGCGTATGGGATCCGCGTGAACACGCTCGTGCCGGGCTGGGTGTTGACTGAGAAGCAGCGCAACCTGTGGCTTACCGACGAAGGCCGCGACGAGATACGACGCGGCCAGTGCATCGACGAGGAAATGGAGCCCGGCGATCTCGCGCGCATGGCGCTCTTCCTCGCGGCCGACGACAGCCGCATGATCACGTCGGAGGATGTCATGGTGACGGGTGGCTGGTCGTAA
- a CDS encoding efflux RND transporter permease subunit — MSLMELFIKRRIATSFLAIAVLLIGVVAYFLLPVAPLPQVDFPTIQVQAKLPGASAETMATSVATPLERQLSLIAGVTQMTSSSSLGVTNIAIQFDLTRDINGAAQDVQTAINAAGGTLPKNLPNPPTYQKVNPADFTLLSLGLTSPSLTLTQLDSYAEDYLAQQISQMPGVGLVDFHGQQRPAVRIQLDPDKLTARGLTLEDVRSIVGVQTVNAPKGSLNGPDRSVIFNATDQMTTAAQYRDLVIAYRNGAPIRVSDLGTVLNAAEDNQQAAWLQHERAIILDIHKQPGYNVVQTIANIKAKLPALESQLPAAAHLRVVGDRTQTIDASVHDVQFTLMLTIALVVMVIFCFLRNLWATLIPSMTIPLSLVATFGVMYLLGYSLDNLSLMGLTIAVGFVVDDAIVVIENVMRHIEEGVPRMKAALLGAMEVRFTIVSMTISLIAVFIPILMMGGIVGRLFREFAVTVSAAIVMSALVSLTLTPMLCGWLIRLPESGARGPMRRFEGWLERGFVAVERRYEQGLDWVLDRPKLMLGVTIATVMATGALFVLIPKGFFPQEDSGLIIGIAQAAPDISPRAMSQKMQQIGHIVEADPAVDNVFYWIGPNPTVSQGHVMINLKVFNQRTVNAAQVLNRLKPQLATVMGVSVSMQVRQDIQVGGRISAAQYQYTLQDPDINELSHWAGVLTDRLSRLPQLADVTSDQQAAATSATLVIDRSTASRFGITAQAIDDTLYDAFGQRQIATLFTQLNQYHVVEEVDPSFQLTTDALAHLYVRSPSTNELVPLSTLAKVENNVSPISVNHQGLFPAVTISFNLAPGQSLGNAVTAIHQAELAAGKPDSLTGSFQGTAQAFQASLASEPYLIAAALVVVYLILGILYESAIHPLTIISTLPSAGVGALLALMLCGQDLSIMGMIGIILLIGIVKKNAIMMIDFALVAEREHGLSPREAIRQACVLRFRPIMMTTLAALFGALPLALGHGAGAELRVPLGIAIVGGLILSQLLTLFTTPVVHLWFDRLAHWFARSRAKDTFAERESAV, encoded by the coding sequence ATGAGTCTCATGGAGTTGTTCATCAAGCGGCGCATCGCCACCAGTTTTCTGGCGATTGCGGTTCTGCTGATCGGCGTGGTCGCTTATTTTCTATTGCCGGTTGCGCCACTGCCGCAAGTGGATTTTCCGACCATCCAGGTTCAGGCCAAATTGCCGGGTGCGAGTGCGGAAACGATGGCGACGTCGGTGGCGACGCCGCTCGAGCGGCAGCTTTCGCTGATCGCGGGCGTGACGCAGATGACCTCGTCGAGTTCGCTGGGCGTAACCAATATCGCGATCCAGTTCGATCTGACGCGCGACATCAACGGCGCAGCGCAGGATGTGCAGACCGCAATCAACGCGGCGGGCGGCACACTGCCGAAGAACCTGCCCAATCCGCCGACGTATCAGAAGGTCAACCCCGCAGACTTCACGCTGCTTTCGCTCGGGCTGACTTCGCCGTCGCTCACGCTGACCCAGCTCGACAGCTATGCCGAAGACTATCTCGCGCAGCAGATTTCACAGATGCCGGGCGTCGGTCTCGTCGATTTTCACGGCCAGCAGCGGCCCGCAGTGCGGATTCAACTCGATCCCGACAAGCTCACCGCGCGCGGCCTGACATTGGAAGACGTGCGTTCGATCGTCGGCGTACAAACCGTGAACGCGCCGAAGGGCAGTCTCAACGGCCCGGACCGTTCGGTGATTTTCAACGCGACCGACCAGATGACCACGGCCGCCCAGTATCGCGATCTGGTGATCGCCTACAGGAACGGCGCGCCGATCCGCGTGTCCGATCTCGGCACCGTCCTGAACGCCGCCGAAGACAATCAGCAGGCTGCGTGGCTGCAGCACGAACGGGCGATCATTCTCGACATCCACAAACAGCCCGGCTACAACGTCGTGCAGACCATCGCCAACATCAAGGCGAAGCTTCCGGCGCTCGAATCGCAGCTGCCCGCCGCCGCGCACCTGCGCGTGGTGGGCGACCGAACGCAGACCATCGACGCATCCGTGCACGATGTACAGTTCACGCTGATGCTGACCATTGCGCTCGTTGTGATGGTGATCTTCTGCTTCCTGCGCAACCTTTGGGCGACGCTGATTCCGAGCATGACCATTCCGCTGTCGCTGGTCGCGACTTTCGGCGTGATGTATCTGCTCGGATATAGCCTCGACAATCTGTCGCTGATGGGCCTCACCATTGCAGTCGGCTTCGTGGTGGACGACGCGATCGTCGTCATCGAAAACGTGATGCGACATATCGAGGAGGGCGTGCCGCGCATGAAGGCCGCGCTGCTGGGGGCGATGGAAGTGCGCTTCACTATCGTCTCGATGACCATCTCGCTGATCGCCGTGTTCATTCCGATTCTGATGATGGGCGGTATCGTGGGTCGGCTGTTCCGCGAATTCGCGGTGACGGTCAGTGCGGCCATCGTGATGTCGGCGCTCGTCTCGTTGACGCTCACGCCGATGTTGTGCGGCTGGTTGATCCGCTTGCCGGAATCCGGCGCGCGCGGTCCGATGCGCCGCTTCGAGGGCTGGCTCGAACGCGGTTTCGTCGCGGTTGAACGGCGTTATGAGCAAGGACTCGATTGGGTGCTGGACCGCCCGAAGCTGATGCTCGGCGTCACCATCGCAACTGTCATGGCGACCGGCGCTTTGTTCGTGCTGATTCCAAAGGGCTTCTTTCCGCAGGAAGACTCTGGTTTGATCATAGGTATTGCGCAGGCCGCGCCGGATATCTCGCCGCGCGCGATGTCGCAGAAGATGCAGCAGATCGGTCACATCGTCGAAGCCGATCCTGCGGTCGACAACGTGTTCTACTGGATTGGCCCGAATCCGACTGTGAGTCAAGGGCACGTGATGATCAACCTGAAGGTGTTCAACCAGCGCACGGTCAATGCGGCACAGGTGCTCAACCGTTTGAAGCCGCAGTTGGCGACGGTGATGGGCGTGTCGGTATCGATGCAGGTTCGCCAGGATATTCAGGTAGGCGGCCGGATCAGCGCCGCGCAGTACCAGTACACGTTGCAAGACCCGGATATCAACGAGCTCAGTCATTGGGCCGGTGTGTTGACGGACAGATTGTCCAGGCTGCCGCAACTCGCGGATGTCACGTCCGATCAGCAGGCGGCCGCGACCAGCGCCACGCTCGTGATCGATCGCAGTACGGCCTCGCGCTTCGGCATCACCGCGCAGGCTATCGACGATACGCTGTATGACGCCTTTGGTCAGCGGCAGATCGCGACGCTGTTCACGCAGTTGAACCAATATCACGTGGTCGAAGAAGTCGATCCGTCATTTCAGTTGACGACCGATGCGCTCGCGCACCTTTACGTACGTTCACCTTCGACGAATGAACTGGTGCCGCTCAGCACGCTCGCCAAAGTGGAGAACAACGTGTCGCCGATTTCGGTGAATCATCAGGGGCTATTTCCGGCCGTCACCATTTCATTCAATCTCGCGCCGGGTCAGTCTCTCGGCAATGCGGTCACGGCGATTCACCAGGCCGAACTGGCGGCTGGCAAGCCCGATAGTCTGACTGGTTCGTTTCAGGGTACGGCACAGGCTTTTCAGGCGTCGCTCGCGAGCGAGCCTTATCTTATTGCGGCCGCACTGGTCGTTGTGTACCTGATTCTCGGCATTCTGTACGAGAGTGCGATTCATCCGCTTACGATCATTTCCACATTGCCGTCGGCAGGAGTTGGGGCGCTTCTCGCGTTGATGCTGTGCGGGCAGGATCTATCGATCATGGGGATGATCGGCATAATTTTGCTGATTGGCATTGTGAAGAAGAACGCGATCATGATGATCGACTTCGCACTCGTCGCCGAGCGCGAGCATGGCCTATCGCCTCGCGAGGCGATTCGTCAGGCGTGCGTGCTACGTTTCAGGCCGATCATGATGACCACGCTGGCCGCGCTGTTCGGTGCACTGCCGCTCGCACTGGGACACGGCGCGGGTGCGGAGTTGCGCGTGCCGTTGGGTATCGCGATCGTGGGCGGGCTGATCCTCTCGCAGTTGTTGACGCTATTTACCACCCCAGTCGTGCATCTATGGTTTGATCGGCTTGCGCATTGGTTCGCAAGATCTCGCGCGAAGGACACATTCGCGGAACGTGAGTCTGCTGTCTGA
- a CDS encoding efflux RND transporter periplasmic adaptor subunit gives MTSADFSQHGTPHRRHRAPLVVALALIVALLVAWFWPKHQAAKPAAPVPVNAGHPVSQSFPIRVAAVGTVQALNTVDVKVRVDGQLQRIAFTEGQDVKAGQLLAQLDQGPLTAQLRQAQAAQRKDQASLDNARLDLARYSKLVGIGAATTQAVDTARAQVDSLAATVAADAALVQSDQLQLSFTTLLAPFAGRVGMREADVGAIVHPADTTGIVTLTQMEPITVLFSVPQDVLPELLANQAKAPLAVSVTARSGDTALADGSLVFIDSSVDATTGQIRMKASFANKDRKLWPGELVNARVLVRVDGQRVAVPSRAVVNTQTGTQLYVIDANGTARMRAVQTGVTVDGMTEIRQGVTLTDLVVFDGQSRLNPGVHVAATTVPAVAAAPPNANATGSQTNQDGPA, from the coding sequence ATGACTTCTGCCGATTTTTCGCAGCACGGTACGCCGCACCGGCGACACCGTGCGCCGCTCGTTGTTGCGCTCGCCCTCATCGTCGCGCTGCTCGTCGCGTGGTTCTGGCCGAAGCATCAGGCCGCCAAACCTGCCGCGCCCGTGCCGGTCAATGCCGGGCATCCCGTGAGCCAGAGTTTCCCGATCCGGGTCGCGGCAGTCGGCACGGTGCAGGCGCTCAATACGGTGGACGTGAAAGTTCGCGTCGACGGCCAGTTGCAGCGGATCGCTTTCACCGAAGGCCAGGACGTCAAGGCCGGCCAGTTGCTCGCGCAACTGGACCAGGGGCCATTGACCGCGCAGTTGCGTCAGGCGCAAGCCGCACAGCGCAAGGACCAGGCGTCGCTCGATAACGCGCGCCTCGATCTTGCGCGCTACTCGAAGCTGGTCGGCATCGGCGCGGCGACGACACAGGCCGTCGATACCGCCAGGGCGCAGGTCGATTCGCTCGCCGCCACCGTGGCGGCCGACGCCGCGCTGGTCCAGAGCGACCAGTTGCAGTTGAGTTTCACCACGTTGCTGGCGCCGTTCGCTGGGCGCGTCGGCATGCGCGAGGCCGATGTCGGCGCCATCGTGCATCCCGCCGACACGACCGGAATCGTCACGCTGACGCAAATGGAACCGATCACCGTGCTGTTTTCCGTGCCGCAGGACGTGTTGCCCGAATTGCTCGCGAATCAGGCGAAAGCGCCACTTGCTGTGAGCGTGACGGCGCGTTCCGGCGATACCGCTCTGGCCGACGGCTCGCTGGTGTTTATCGACAGCAGCGTGGATGCAACCACCGGGCAGATCAGGATGAAAGCGTCGTTCGCGAACAAGGACCGCAAGCTGTGGCCCGGAGAGCTGGTGAATGCGCGCGTGCTGGTGAGGGTGGACGGTCAGCGCGTTGCCGTGCCGAGCCGAGCCGTGGTGAACACGCAAACCGGCACGCAACTGTATGTGATCGACGCGAACGGCACCGCCCGCATGCGCGCCGTGCAGACCGGCGTAACGGTAGATGGCATGACCGAGATTCGCCAGGGCGTGACGCTCACGGACCTCGTGGTATTCGACGGGCAAAGCCGCCTGAACCCGGGTGTACATGTCGCCGCGACGACGGTGCCCGCCGTTGCCGCAGCGCCGCCCAACGCCAACGCAACCGGCAGTCAGACTAATCAGGACGGTCCGGCATGA
- a CDS encoding efflux transporter outer membrane subunit: MSGLFRSSLCARVIRPARRSQLRRGLMWASVAALFAGCSLVPAYQRPDTPLASTFDGAANLSLGTTVPVKSGWWREFHDPALDALIERSLSHSYTLASAIATVEQARGNAEKAGAPQYPSLSLGATFDRSHQGRGSTTKSQSLFAEASYEVDFWGFNAANANAADLLARASEFDRDTVALTLTASVADTYFQVQSLHRRLDIARSIADDAQHILDLLLAQQQAGVATGLQVQQQRNALATFRAAVPALQQQLDVNLHALAVLAGTAPEHFSIDNVAFDQIAIPEPRPDLPASLLETRPDIRSKEAQLQSANQSVGAARAAFMPNIVLTADGGLSSKSLSHFLSSPFASLATSLAAPLFDGGALRGQLHASRAAEVKSVADYRQTVIAALQDVEDSLTAQQQQQLAEIADQQAADAARQAAMLADAQYRLGTVDFLTVLDAQRTLYQSEDTLVQARLARLQASVSLFRAFGGGFGVTGDDIRTDAAGTAASSTTSPRS; the protein is encoded by the coding sequence ATGTCTGGGCTGTTCCGTTCCAGTCTGTGCGCACGCGTCATCCGTCCTGCACGGCGATCCCAGCTTCGACGCGGGTTGATGTGGGCGAGCGTGGCCGCCTTATTCGCGGGCTGCTCGCTCGTACCGGCTTATCAGCGGCCGGACACGCCGCTGGCGTCGACCTTCGACGGCGCGGCGAACCTGTCGCTCGGGACGACCGTTCCGGTAAAAAGCGGCTGGTGGCGCGAGTTTCACGATCCCGCGCTCGACGCGCTGATCGAACGCAGTCTCAGCCACAGCTATACGCTCGCCTCGGCTATCGCAACGGTCGAGCAGGCGCGCGGCAACGCAGAGAAAGCGGGCGCGCCGCAGTATCCGTCGCTGTCGCTTGGCGCAACGTTCGATCGCAGCCACCAGGGACGCGGCTCGACCACCAAATCTCAAAGTCTCTTCGCGGAAGCCAGCTATGAGGTCGACTTCTGGGGCTTCAACGCCGCGAACGCCAATGCCGCCGATCTGCTTGCCCGCGCGTCGGAGTTCGATCGCGACACGGTGGCGTTGACACTGACCGCCTCTGTCGCGGATACGTATTTCCAGGTGCAGAGCCTGCATCGCCGACTCGACATCGCCCGCTCCATTGCCGACGACGCGCAGCATATTCTCGATTTATTGCTTGCGCAGCAGCAGGCCGGCGTGGCGACCGGTTTGCAGGTTCAGCAACAGCGCAACGCGCTGGCGACGTTCCGCGCCGCCGTGCCCGCATTGCAACAGCAACTCGACGTCAATCTTCACGCTCTGGCTGTGCTGGCCGGCACCGCGCCCGAACATTTCTCGATCGATAACGTCGCGTTCGACCAGATCGCCATTCCCGAGCCACGGCCGGATCTGCCGGCTAGCTTGCTGGAAACGCGGCCCGACATCCGCTCGAAAGAAGCGCAATTGCAGTCCGCCAACCAGAGCGTCGGCGCAGCGCGAGCCGCGTTCATGCCGAATATCGTCCTCACCGCAGACGGTGGGCTCAGCAGCAAGTCGCTCTCGCATTTTCTGTCGAGCCCGTTCGCCAGTCTGGCGACCTCGCTCGCCGCGCCGTTGTTCGACGGCGGCGCGCTACGCGGTCAGTTGCACGCGAGTCGCGCGGCGGAAGTGAAAAGCGTGGCCGACTACCGGCAAACAGTCATCGCCGCGTTGCAGGACGTGGAAGATTCCCTGACCGCGCAGCAGCAACAGCAACTCGCGGAAATCGCCGACCAGCAGGCTGCCGACGCCGCCCGTCAGGCTGCGATGCTGGCCGACGCGCAATACCGGCTGGGCACTGTCGACTTTCTCACCGTGCTCGACGCGCAACGCACGCTCTATCAATCCGAAGACACGCTGGTGCAAGCCCGGCTTGCACGTTTGCAAGCGTCGGTGAGTCTTTTTCGCGCGTTTGGCGGCGGTTTCGGCGTCACTGGCGATGACATCCGTACCGACGCCGCCGGCACTGCCGCATCCTCTACTACTTCCCCACGCTCATGA
- a CDS encoding response regulator transcription factor produces MRVLLIEDDARASHFLSRGLSESGLIVDAVADGATGLAYAREGIYDVIVADWLLPALDGLAVVRQLRADGHTTPVLMMSALGGLNERVEAIRAGCDDYLVKPYAFAEMLARIEALARRADRSRMSERLECADLVLDTRARSASRGGRDLRLQHREFLLLECLARREGQVVTRSMLLEAAWNYDFEPRGNIIDMHIHRLRTKVDRDFPVALIHTVVGAGYVLNPSPETSR; encoded by the coding sequence ATGCGAGTTCTGCTGATCGAAGACGACGCGCGGGCCAGTCACTTCCTGTCCCGCGGCTTGAGCGAGAGCGGTCTGATCGTCGACGCGGTGGCGGACGGGGCGACCGGGCTCGCGTATGCGCGCGAGGGCATCTACGACGTGATTGTCGCCGACTGGCTGCTGCCCGCGCTCGACGGCCTCGCTGTCGTGCGGCAATTGCGCGCCGACGGCCACACCACACCGGTGCTGATGATGTCGGCGCTCGGCGGCCTCAACGAGCGCGTCGAGGCGATTCGCGCCGGTTGCGACGACTACCTCGTCAAGCCCTATGCGTTCGCCGAGATGCTGGCGCGGATCGAGGCGCTCGCGCGCCGCGCGGATCGTAGCCGGATGAGCGAGCGTCTCGAATGCGCCGATCTTGTGCTGGACACCCGGGCGCGCAGCGCAAGTAGGGGAGGACGCGATCTGCGGCTTCAGCATCGCGAGTTTCTGCTGCTCGAATGTCTCGCGCGCCGCGAGGGGCAGGTGGTCACGCGCAGCATGCTGCTCGAAGCCGCGTGGAATTACGATTTCGAACCGCGCGGCAATATCATCGACATGCATATTCACCGGCTTCGCACGAAGGTGGATCGTGATTTTCCGGTCGCGCTGATTCATACGGTGGTTGGCGCCGGGTATGTGCTGAACCCTTCGCCCGAGACGAGCCGCTAG
- a CDS encoding response regulator transcription factor, translated as MSNVLVVEDDEQTLAEIVEALNDHGCQVQVASTGREGLMLAVATSYDAIVLDRMLPGGLEGLGMLAALRSAGVLTPVLILSALSAVDERVRGLRAGGDDYLTKPFEFIELTARLDALMRRREAVPSVREYQVGPLRLDPLKREVTCAGRPVALLPREYRLLEYLMQHEGQVVSRTMLFEAVWDYRLDERTNVIDVHISRLRKKLDPDGTAPMIDTVRGSGYLLHAPD; from the coding sequence ATGTCCAACGTATTGGTGGTCGAGGACGACGAGCAGACACTCGCGGAAATCGTCGAAGCGCTCAACGATCACGGCTGCCAGGTGCAGGTTGCATCCACGGGCCGTGAAGGTCTGATGCTCGCGGTCGCCACCAGCTATGACGCGATCGTACTGGATCGCATGTTGCCGGGCGGACTCGAAGGCCTCGGCATGCTCGCCGCCTTGCGCAGCGCGGGCGTCCTCACGCCCGTGTTGATCCTGAGCGCGCTTTCCGCGGTCGATGAGCGTGTGCGGGGCCTGCGTGCGGGCGGCGACGACTACCTCACCAAACCGTTCGAGTTCATCGAACTGACTGCGCGGCTCGACGCGTTGATGCGCCGGCGCGAAGCCGTGCCCAGCGTGCGCGAATATCAGGTCGGGCCGCTGCGGCTCGATCCGCTCAAACGCGAAGTGACGTGCGCCGGCCGGCCCGTGGCCCTGCTACCGCGCGAATATCGGCTGCTCGAATATCTGATGCAACACGAAGGTCAGGTAGTAAGCCGCACGATGCTGTTCGAGGCCGTATGGGATTACCGGCTCGACGAACGCACCAATGTGATCGATGTGCACATCAGCCGTCTGCGCAAGAAGCTCGACCCGGACGGCACCGCGCCGATGATCGACACAGTACGTGGTTCGGGGTACCTGCTGCATGCGCCTGACTGA